The Pseudomonas eucalypticola genome has a window encoding:
- the secG gene encoding preprotein translocase subunit SecG, whose protein sequence is MLETVVVVFHLLAALGVVALVLLQQGKGADAGASFGAGASNTVFGSQGSSTFLSKFTAILAAGFFITSLGLGYFAKEKAHQLTQVGLPAPAAVEAPTQKPATDDVPVLQEQKTDVNATDVPPAQEQK, encoded by the coding sequence ATGCTGGAAACAGTCGTAGTCGTGTTTCATCTGCTGGCTGCCCTGGGTGTAGTTGCCCTGGTTTTGCTGCAGCAGGGTAAAGGTGCGGACGCTGGCGCGTCTTTCGGAGCAGGTGCTTCAAATACTGTGTTCGGAAGCCAAGGTTCCTCTACCTTTCTTAGTAAGTTTACTGCTATACTTGCCGCAGGTTTCTTCATAACCAGCTTGGGGTTAGGATACTTTGCTAAAGAGAAAGCTCACCAGCTGACTCAGGTAGGGTTACCCGCTCCGGCCGCCGTTGAAGCGCCAACGCAAAAACCGGCGACAGATGATGTTCCGGTGCTTCAAGAGCAAAAGACTGATGTGAATGCCACTGACGTACCTCCAGCTCAAGAGCAAAAGTAA
- the tpiA gene encoding triose-phosphate isomerase — protein sequence MRRPMVAGNWKMHGTRASVAELLKGLGSEALPGGVDVVVFPPSLHVERVIDGLQGASIEVGAQNCATQTGQGALTGEISSTQLADAGCKLVLVGHSERRQVIGESDEVLVRKFEAAQAGGLIPVLCIGETLAEREAGKTLEVVGRQLSSVIDALGIGAFARAVIAYEPVWAIGTGLTATPEQAQDVHAAIRAQLAVENSEVAQGVRLLYGGSVKAANAAELFGMPDIDGGLIGGASLNADEFGAICRAAGN from the coding sequence ATGCGTCGCCCTATGGTAGCTGGTAACTGGAAAATGCACGGTACCCGCGCCAGCGTCGCTGAGCTGCTCAAGGGTCTTGGAAGCGAGGCCCTGCCTGGCGGTGTTGATGTGGTGGTGTTTCCACCGAGCCTGCATGTCGAACGAGTGATCGACGGCCTGCAGGGTGCATCGATCGAAGTCGGCGCGCAGAATTGCGCGACGCAAACCGGGCAAGGCGCCCTGACCGGCGAAATATCGTCGACTCAGTTGGCTGATGCCGGTTGCAAGCTTGTGTTGGTCGGTCACTCCGAACGTCGCCAGGTCATCGGCGAGTCGGATGAAGTGCTGGTTCGCAAGTTCGAGGCGGCTCAGGCTGGCGGTCTGATTCCGGTGCTGTGCATCGGCGAGACCCTGGCGGAGCGTGAGGCAGGCAAGACCCTGGAAGTGGTAGGGCGCCAGCTGAGCAGTGTCATCGATGCCCTGGGCATTGGTGCCTTCGCCAGGGCGGTGATCGCTTATGAGCCTGTATGGGCCATCGGCACTGGCCTGACGGCAACGCCAGAGCAAGCGCAGGATGTGCACGCAGCCATTCGCGCCCAATTGGCGGTAGAGAATTCTGAAGTCGCGCAAGGTGTGCGGCTTCTATACGGCGGCAGCGTGAAGGCGGCCAATGCGGCTGAGCTGTTCGGCATGCCGGATATCGATGGGGGGCTCATTGGTGGAGCCTCCTTGAATGCAGATGAGTTCGGTGCGATCTGTCGCGCCGCGGGAAACTGA